The genomic DNA CGTAACCCACCCGCTGCTCCGCAAGCCGACCATGTTCGTCTTCGCTGGTGATGGCAACCTGAAGCTGACGCCCGCTGAGGCTCGCCAGTGGTCTGCCGCTATGGCCGATGCGGCTGGGCACCTTGAGACCGCGCTTCTTCACTGGGATGCCGCCCGTTCCGCGTGAAGGTGTTAAAGAAAGCGCCCTCCCGGCGGAAGAGCGGAGCGGGTCAGCACCGGAGGTCAAGGTGCTAGTTGCACACCGAACCGGCGGTCAAAATCATCTCGGTCGCTCACTGCGAGCGCCTGTGCGTGACGGCTCATCGTGACCGTGAACGTTCTCATGAAAGCCACTTGACCTAGAAGCACGGGCCAAGTTGGTCTCCAGCTCCGAAGAAACCCAACCTCGTCATGCCACTCGAAGAAATCGGTCTCATCGCCGCCGGGTGCTAGCAGACGAACTCGCACATCCAGGAACCGAACGAGAACGTTTTCTCCTCCTAGACCCAGAACGATCTGCCTGTCCGAGTCGTCGGGATCTACTCCGATCTCGTCTGCCAACCAAGGCGCCGCAAGCGTGTGGCCGCAACCCGAATCGACAAGCGCGTAGACAGGCGCTCCTGCGCCGGCGTCGCCGACGAGAGCAACGCTGACTACTGGTCGGAGCACCGCTACACCGAGGCGCGCGCTGTCTTCCTCATAGGGGTACACCCACGGGAAGGGCGTTACCACGGGTGCTGCGAGCCCTACCCGAGACCAACGAGCTCCGGCTCCGAGGGGTCAGGGGCCCGCACAACTGCGACACCGGTGATCCGGTTGGCCTTCAGCGT from Microlunatus sagamiharensis includes the following:
- a CDS encoding aspartyl protease family protein; the protein is MVTPFPWVYPYEEDSARLGVAVLRPVVSVALVGDAGAGAPVYALVDSGCGHTLAAPWLADEIGVDPDDSDRQIVLGLGGENVLVRFLDVRVRLLAPGGDETDFFEWHDEVGFLRSWRPTWPVLLGQVAFMRTFTVTMSRHAQALAVSDRDDFDRRFGVQLAP